Below is a window of Cytophaga hutchinsonii ATCC 33406 DNA.
CAATTAATAAGGTTTCAATAAACAGCCCACCGCCCGGGTATCGGCAACCTTAATGGATCTGTTTAAGACCATCGCTGAAATAGCATCGCTCAAAAAACGATTGGACACATCTTCCGCACTTTGTGGATTATCATCGATTGAACCTTTGTATACCAGACGGAAAGACGTTTCCATTTTCTTTAATACAAAAGCATCCGGTAAACGCTGAACGCCAAAACTTATGGCTAACGATTGAGTTGTGTCTGCCAGGTATGGGTAGAGCGATTTGTCGTTCTGGATTTTCTTACGCATCGCTTCAATGGTTTCAAACTTATCAGAATTGCTTACCGACGGGTTAACCAGCAAAAATGCAACACCGCTTGTATTATATTGTTTGGCGAGGTTTGCAATACGTTGTTCGTATAATTTTGCGTATGCACAATTGTTGTTGGTGAAAATAATCACAACCACTTTCTGGTCGTTATAATCAGTTAGTGATAAGACCGTCTGGTTCGTAACATTCAGCATCGAGAAGTTTTTTATTTCATCGCCGATCTGGTACCCGCTTAACGGCTGCGCGAATGCCTGCGACATACAACATGCAATTCCTGCTAAGCAGAAAAAAAGTTTTTTCATAAATGGATTTGTTAATAAGAAAGAGGTATGATGCATGGATCTAATCTATGTTAAAAGCAACCACATAATTATCGTATTCAAAGAATAATATCTTATACGTGTGAATTCCTAAATGGATGATTGTTTCGCCCTGAATTTGTCCGGGTTCAAATTTTTCAACAATAATGTCATCTTTAAGCGAAAGACCTTTTTCACCTGCCAGTTTATATCCTGTTTCTTTAACACACCAGTACTGAGTCATATGACGCACATCATCGGAAAATTCTTCCTCAAAAAGGAATTTTTTACGGATGGCTAAGATTTTACTGTCTATGCGTTCAATATCTATGCCAACTGGTTTTGATTTGTCAATAATTGCTGTTGCGTAGGAGTGAGAATGGCTGATAGAAACATGGCCATTCTGTTCACATAAATAAGGACGTTTGTCCGGGTCTTTTAATGTACCTGCATACGGCAGCTGCAGATGATCGCATACCATGCCAACCGTTAAGCGGCTTGCCAGCCACTCCTGTTTTTTATGCGGGTGGGAGATGTTTGAAAGATACTCCTTTTCGTGGATACCAAAGGAATAGGAATCTTCAAGCAGCGGTAATTCCTCTTGAATATTCCAAAGCCCCCAGGCTCTGTTCTGGTCCAGATTATGTACGGTAATAATGGGCATTTAATGTATTGTAATTGTACAACAAAATACGCCTTTTTTTACAATTAAACGATTGCAACGTACCATCAACAGATAAAAATAAGAGGGATCGTGTTAAGAAACAATGGTTCAATTTGTTTTGGCTTTCGTCATTATTTTTTCGCATTCAGGATGTACGCTCATTTATACACATTCACGCTATTACAGAGGATAATACATGAATAATTGGTAAATTTATAATTGAATTACGGGCAGAGTGGTTTCTGTCTGTTGGCCGGATCCGGACAGGCAGGATTTGTAAAAAGCATATGCAAGGTATTCAGGTTCATAAGATAGGTGTTTACAAAGGGCATAAAGATTCCATTTATGCGCTGGAAAAAGGCATGGGTGATTCCTGCTTTTATACTTCCGGTGCAGATGGACTGGTTGTTGCCTGGGATATGCATGCGCCCGATCAGGGAACGCTTGTGGCTAAATTGCCGAACTCTGTATATGCGCTGCATTATGATGCTCAGGCCAGCGAACTGGTACTTGGTCAGAATTTTGAAGGGGTGCATGTTATAGATACAAGTACCAATGTTGAAAAAAGAAGCGCGCAGATAACCAAAGATGCCATATTTGATATTAAAAAAATACTGGATTGGTTTCTGGTAGCTACCGGCGACGGCCATTTGATTGTGCTGGATGTGAGTGATCTGAGTGTGATCGCTAAAATAAAGATTTCAGATTCAAGCATTCGGGTGATTGCCATTCATCCAAATAAAAAACAACTGGCAATCGGAAGCAGCGACCACCTGATCCGTATCATCGATATTCCGAGTCTGCGCATCATACATACGTTGAAAGGTCATACAAATTCGGTGTTTGCATTAACGTATTCTCCGGATGGTGAAGTATTGTTGAGTGCAGGCCGCGATGCACATCTGAAAGTATGGGATATGCTTACGTATACGCCTATGCATTCTATTGCGGCG
It encodes the following:
- a CDS encoding thioredoxin family protein — translated: MKKLFFCLAGIACCMSQAFAQPLSGYQIGDEIKNFSMLNVTNQTVLSLTDYNDQKVVVIIFTNNNCAYAKLYEQRIANLAKQYNTSGVAFLLVNPSVSNSDKFETIEAMRKKIQNDKSLYPYLADTTQSLAISFGVQRLPDAFVLKKMETSFRLVYKGSIDDNPQSAEDVSNRFLSDAISAMVLNRSIKVADTRAVGCLLKPY
- a CDS encoding 4'-phosphopantetheinyl transferase family protein encodes the protein MPIITVHNLDQNRAWGLWNIQEELPLLEDSYSFGIHEKEYLSNISHPHKKQEWLASRLTVGMVCDHLQLPYAGTLKDPDKRPYLCEQNGHVSISHSHSYATAIIDKSKPVGIDIERIDSKILAIRKKFLFEEEFSDDVRHMTQYWCVKETGYKLAGEKGLSLKDDIIVEKFEPGQIQGETIIHLGIHTYKILFFEYDNYVVAFNID
- a CDS encoding WD40 repeat domain-containing protein, with amino-acid sequence MQGIQVHKIGVYKGHKDSIYALEKGMGDSCFYTSGADGLVVAWDMHAPDQGTLVAKLPNSVYALHYDAQASELVLGQNFEGVHVIDTSTNVEKRSAQITKDAIFDIKKILDWFLVATGDGHLIVLDVSDLSVIAKIKISDSSIRVIAIHPNKKQLAIGSSDHLIRIIDIPSLRIIHTLKGHTNSVFALTYSPDGEVLLSAGRDAHLKVWDMLTYTPMHSIAAHMYAINHIAYSPSGNYFVTASMDKSIKVWDAAAFKLLKVIDKSRHAGHATSVNKLWWSDFNNNIVSVSDDRTISIWNVDLPHSVL